Proteins from a single region of Tachysurus vachellii isolate PV-2020 chromosome 15, HZAU_Pvac_v1, whole genome shotgun sequence:
- the zgc:161973 gene encoding F-box only protein 15, protein MATGRGRFLLSLRQGLERTQPCRHEGNSRGNKKKKPAGGGRSRRGRCENTKPAPPPPPVVYCPAPSWSLPASFSSENYFKRLPPEIILKIFSYLDAASLFSVGFVSQQFHELANDNVIWYELYSFEMGRRKRRPRLRGMPDSVSTDAQDVPASVWKKLLFSEMGCHKDAVWKKQLRNVNLNTGMPEQTEQVLRSLRVVWEITLTFKRGKQRVYEQSRSFSTDSSVTVCWSAGVWPRIHHVYSMELHGVLGSPSSKTATPPWRSLISKTVVSRIVRWKYMGTDSLVKLVQFDGGITVGIWRGTWIIAFIMATLHFHRLVERSVLGSLFCPYRPEEFTPLHSDVPLGFSVRGYTVLLLLHNSVRRIMQCRYSPVPCTRDEHHGEFVQLRPVHGGTSQKHPPISGRISFPWKVGELQGDIKNCCVMTVSVLDEALRPVWCISSSAAVFPSHSRVVSETYDGEQLALRYDDPDGKLKMTLVWMQDLQLYFLIGLNIRIRVRKV, encoded by the exons ATGGCTACTGGACGTGGTCGGTTCTTGTTGAGTCTGAGGCAGGGGTTAGAGAGGACTCAGCCATGTAGACATGAAGGAAACTCAAgaggaaacaaaaagaaaaaacctgcaGGCGGTGGCCGCAGCAGGAG aggtAGGTGTGAGAACACCAAACCAgctccaccaccacctccagtTGTATATTGTCCTGCCCCGTCCTGGTCCCTCCCTGCCTCCTTCTCCAGTGAAAATTACTTTAAAAG ACTGCCACCTGAGATCATCCTGAAGATTTTCTCGTACTTGGACGCAGCGTCTCTCTTCTCTGTTGGTTTTGTTAGCCAGCAGTTTCACGAGCTGGCTAATGACAA TGTGATATGGTACGAGTTGTACTCCTTTGAGATGGGCAGGAGGAAAAGGAGGCCGAGGCTGCGCGGGATGCCGGACTCTGTAAGCACCGATGCGCAGGATGTCCCGGCGTCCGTATGGAAGAAGCTGCTGTTCAGTGAAATGGGCTGCCACAAGGACGCTGTGTGGAAGAAGCAGCTGAGAAATGTGAACCTGAACACAGGAATGCCAGAGCAGACGGAGCAGGTCCTTAG GAGTCTGCGTGTAGTCTGGGAGATCACACTTACCTTTAAGCGAGGGAAGCAGAGAGTGTACGAGCAGTCTCGGTCCTTTTCCACAGACTCGTCTGTCACCGTGTGCTGGAGCGCTGGCGTGTGGCCGAGAATTCACCATGTCTATAGCATGGAGCTCCACGGAGTCTTAGGTTCTCCATCCTCCAAAACAGCCAC GCCACCGTGGCGCTCTCTAATCAGTAAAACAGTGGTGAGCAGGATAGTGAGGTGGAAGTACATGGGGACGGACAGCCTGGTGAAGCTGGTGCAGTTTGATGGCGGGATCACCGTGGGAATATGGAGA GGCACGTGGATAATCGCCTTCATCATGGCCACCTTACACTTCCACCGACTGGTGGAGAGGAGCGTTCTCGGATCGCTCTTCTG ccCCTACAGGCCAGAGGAGTTCACCCCCCTGCACAGTGACGTGCCCCTGGGTTTCAGTGTCCGTGGTTACACTGTGCTTCTGCTGCTTCACAACTCAGTGAGACGCATCATGCAGTGCCGTTACTCACCTGTTCCCTGCACCAGAG ATGAGCACCATGGTGAATTTGTGCAGCTTCGCCCCGTTCACGGCGGCACGTCTCAGAAACACCCGCCCATCTCAGGGAGGATCAGTTTCCCCTGGAAGGTCGGCGAGCTGCAGGGAGACATCAAG AACTGCTGTGTGATGACGGTGTCCGTGCTGGACGAGGCTCTGAGGCCGGTGTGGTGCATCAGCTCATCAGCTGCTGTCTTCCCCAGTCACTCCCGTGTGGTAAGTGAAACCTATGATGGCGAGCAGCTGGCGCTGAGGTACGACGACCCCGACGGGAAGCTGAAGATGACTCTGGTGTGGATGCAGGACCTGCAGCTGTACTTCCTGATCGGCCTCAACATCCGGATCCGTGTGAGGAAAGTGTGA
- the bokb gene encoding bcl-2-related ovarian killer protein homolog B: MLSLMTKRTKWTLRAERQVGDKTERHSGVMEVFEQIPTERELVFQARLLCREFMYSRITREGLSWSAVDAVPPAAPAALTHAALVLLKLGDELENIQPHVYRNIAKQLNISVALEVVVTDAFLAVASEILSLGITWGKVVAIFAVAGGLAVDCVRHQHPAVVLTIEESLGEFVRKSLVPWLRRRGGWSDILKCVRNVENRSQSHWLSSVVVTWRHLVKMIYIYLMK, encoded by the exons ATGCTGAGCTTAATGACAAAACGAACAAAATGGACTCTGAGAGCTGAAAGACAAGTCGGAGACAAGACTGAAAGACACTCAGGAGTGATGGAGGTGTTTGAACAAATCCCCACGGAAAGAGAGTTGGTGTTCCAGGCTAGATTACTGTGTCGGGAGTTTATGTACTCCAGGATCACTCGGGAAGGACTGAGCTGGTCTGCTGTGGATGCTGTTCCTCCTGCAGCTCctgcagctctcacacacgcagcttTGGTGCTCCTCAAGCTGG GTGATGAACTGGAGAACATTCAGCCACACGTGTATCGGAACATCGCCAAACAGCTGAACATCTCCGTGGCCTTGGAGGTGGTGGTGACGGACGCTTTTCTGGCTGTAGCCTCTGAAATCCTCTCTCTCG GAATCACATGGGGGAAAGTGGTGGCCATCTTCGCAGTGGCTGGCGGTCTGGCGGTGGACTGTGTGCGACATCAGCATCCAGCTGTAGTGCTTACTATAGAGGAGAGTCTAGGGGAGTTTGTGAGGAAGAGTCTAGTGCCCTGGCTcaggaggagaggaggatgg agcgACATTTTGAAATGTGTGAGGAACGTAGAGAACCGCTCTCAATCACACTGGCTCTCGTCAGTTGTTGTGACCTGGAGACACCTTGTGAAGATGATCTACATCTACCTGATGAAGTAA
- the thap4 gene encoding THAP domain-containing protein 4, giving the protein MSCPVSQPAVDLNPALFPLDWLLGTWESDEPGQVSFPTIKPSLYNETLYFTHVGQPVINFMFNAFQAESKKPLHRETGFIRIQPGTNKVAFIIAQNSGLVEIEEGELVEQKLTLQSKALARMSFAKQPYVHQISRVLQLRSDGRLEQTVCMALENQPLTQHLHITYRRTSSPLKSQ; this is encoded by the exons ATGTCGTGCCCAGTGAGTCAACCAG CAGTGGATTTGAACCCGGCACTGTTCCCGCTGGACTGGCTCTTGGGGACGTGGGAATCGGACGAACCGGGACAGGTCTCCTTCCCCACCATCAAACCTTCCCTCTACAATGAAACGTTGTATTTCACTCACGTGGGACAACCGGTCATCAACTTCAT GTTTAACGCTTTCCAAGCTGAGAGTAAAAAGCCACTTCACAGAGAAACTGGTTTCATCCGGATTCAGCCAGGCACCAACAAAGTGGCCTTCATCATCGCTCAGAACTCAG gacTAGTAGAGATTGAGGAAGGCGAGCTGGTCGAGCAGAAACTCACTCTGCAGAGCAAAGCTTTGGCCAGGATGTCGTTCGCCAAGCAGCCATATGTCCATCAG ATCTCCAGAGTCTTACAGCTGAGATCAGACGGGAGACTTGAGCAGACGGTGTGCATGGCTCTGGAGAACCAACCCCTGACCCAGCACTTACACATCACCTACCGCCGAACGTCATCACCTCTGAAGAGCcaataa
- the agxtb gene encoding alanine--glyoxylate and serine--pyruvate aminotransferase b, which yields MFPMSSLCRGVRLLAQHHVAALECCSVPCARASSSSSSSSLHVPPPACMLRPLEVPFRYLFGPGPSNVSPRVLSAGGRPIIGHMHPEMYEIMNDIKDGIRYVFQTTNLMTLAMSGSGHMAMECAVFNVVEPGESVLVSVNGVWGERVAEIAQRMGAKVHTLVKAPGGYFTNEEIEKEISKHKPVLFFLTHGESSAGLVHPVDGIGDICHKYNCLFLVDSVASLGASPLFMDKQKIDILYTGSQKALNAPPGTAPISFNERACQKMFNRKTKPLSYLLDMTHLSNYWGNDGKPARMYHHTGPVSGFFTLRESLAILTEKGLENSWRHHREVAEYLWKGLEDLGLKLFIKDKDLRLPSVTTIAIPEGYDWKELLMYMMKHHQMEMTGGLGPSIGLVMRVGLMGYNCSTINADKVLAALADTLKHCKKHKA from the exons ATGTTCCCGATGAGCTCACTCTGCAGGGGTGTGCGTCTCCTCGCCCAGCACCATGTGGCAGCTCTGGAGTGCTGCTCGGTGCCTTGTGCGCGtgcatcctcatcctcatcctcatcctcactccACGTGCCTCCTCCCGCCTGCATGCTGCGTCCGCTCGAGGTGCCGTTCCGCTACCTGTTCGGACCCGGACCGTCCAACGTGTCGCCCCGTGTGCTGTCGGCCGGAGGGAGACCCATCATCGGTCACATGCACCCGGAAATGTACGAG atTATGAACGACATCAAGGATGGGATCCGCTACGTATTTCAGACCACCAACCTCATGACGCTGGCGATGAGCGGCTCGGGTCACATGGCCATGGAGTGCGCCGTGTTTAACGTGGTAGAACCGGGAGAGAGCGTGCTGGTGTCCGTTAACGGCGTGTGGGGAGAACGAGTGGCTGAAATCGCACAGAGAATGG GTGCTAAAGTTCACACTCTGGTTAAAGCCCCTGGAGGTTATTTTACCAATGAAGAAATCGAGAAG GAGATTTCCAAACACAAACCCGTGCTGTTCTTCCTCACACACGGAGAATCCTCGGCCGGTCTCGTTCACCCTGTAGACGGCATCGGAGACATCTGCCACAA GTACAACTGCTTGTTCTTGGTGGATTCAGTGGCGTCTCTGGGAGCTTCACCTCTTTTCATGGATAAACAGA AGATCGATATTCTGTACACGGGCTCACAGAAAGCCTTAAACGCTCCTCCAGGAACGGCCCCCATTTCATTCAACGAAAGagcatg TCAGAAGATGTTCAACAGGAAGACGAAGCCCTTGTCCTACCTCCTGGACATGACTCACCTGTCCAACTACTGGGGTAACGACGGGAAACCTGCCcgcat GTATCATCACACCGGCCCCGTGTCCGGATTCTTCACCCTGAGAGAGAGTCTCGCCATCCTCACAGAGAAG GGCCTGGAGAACTCATGGAGGCACCACAGAGAGGTTGCAGAGTATCTGTGGAAAGGGTTAGAAGATCTTGGCCTTAAGCTCTTCATCAAGGACAAG gATCTGAGGCTGCCGTCAGTCACCACCATCGCCATCCCTGAAGGATACGACTGGAAGGAGCTTCTAATGTACATGATGAAACACCACCAGATGGAGATGACGGGAGGCCTGGGGCCATCCATTGGCTTG GTGATGCGAGTGGGGCTGATGGGCTACAACTGCAGCACCATTAACGCTGATAAAGTTCTGGCAGCTCTGGCAGACACCCTGAAACACTGCAAAAAACACAAGGCCTAA